One part of the Bacteroidota bacterium genome encodes these proteins:
- a CDS encoding T9SS type A sorting domain-containing protein, translating into MNKSTSTLTLQKAVTIDSLLTLTSGIVYADSTNLLTLKAGGATSGASDLSFIDGPMKKIGNTAFVFPIGNSSYHSPIKIGNSSSATNAFYARNYHLEPAYSEFSDSSIDFVNPCEFWELKQIIGSDSISLGIAHDSSRCLYSYSGNSTVLRELNNNWVDIGNSLDSLGFLNSIYKQTGSIIITSGLKSLFKNRISLLDNYAVIGKNSVQSDRDIRIDGNICSVGSISNVILSSDSVFSIGDCALTVSCSDSLIEMIRNFKGKNLNALINGNSFTHGIYYSSTSIHLDSTVHLIGDSNSKFIFIANDSIIFGGMASINFGNVKPYNVVWVSNLGTRISTPVYLSGLFFSKESIIIEDRANYFISTYSSNSVIFKGVSSLRYDSYFYDLNITSPIKFKEAINNTSATNLPICPNIINDGFTSGSYSASAGQRVVVSENGDTYVAGYYRGVLTFGNTTISNLNQGLLNQGTFVAKYDDCGNLIWVTGPTGFYSGGPTGITIDENRGILYVLGQYIGANTGSNMNFGSCATCSIIGNDINGVYLVAYDIASGNALWAKTINATYGANSYNAVVDHSGNLNINFAWFLNGGSNGAIGTVDGSSIPPPLNPLSASHHIAQFDPNGTLSWINLIDGNLFLNRNNPRQGLAVDNQNNIYVAGIFGDFLNAGPVNLTTTSQYDIDLFFYSCGQNGSFRWVNQIGSQSVPNFGYELEGTNHLIVDNENNVLLYTSLLTNAFIPNSPLSLQGVTLTNSGLLDSYLLKFDINGNLIYNTGQAWITNFFDSGPNDRVTIGRFVQDQGQNDYYTLLGYKLAGNLVSVNDCIGCLTSTNTAQSTSPFLTRIDKSGVLSLATTLGNNNGASWNDLGTSMGGYYKVTGGFVGNMTYLNTSLTSSLPTNQNMSLIVNQIPVINTSNNSNAQCVDFPITLSTNPGVSYLWSTGETSSTIVAENSGTYSVTITQYCGCTSTASIVLHGIYVEPLVTQQISCINSTGAAQINIINGTGPFTYLWNPGGITTNSINNLSTGTYFCTVTDVSGCSVTTSINIGNYINGVPITLKGDIYECSSDDIYSVVNPIPGVPYSYEIIDNNGSTVSNTGSSVTIPQGSVALPFTVTFYSYAGTQCEKSASLDVYPCCYGSINADEPGSTLTFTDIKASDLLTLPNLSLYFTGGNTLTLNQTTSLTDAIAINGTFTVDMDFNFASCHILMGPNSKIVVESPYLLTCVNRVYFHSCGSYMWKGIHLESGGANMKGIDWYIEDAKTALFVGTGSNYLFQDTYFNKNWVAIDLEADMDKISNLTSCTIECVDQLFSPGTFYLNPTPIPSTIQLPPHVNQRSFIGIDVKDVVDDINSATTYVGLQIGAESWPNNIGGNNPYLGCNPCSSNTFYHLDIAIRGVNSDMLIINNNFKGIDNASNPVAEGTHLHLQPGTAILSNHSNRPEPNKLYIGTDNNGAFNTLYKNTFEDGKRGVLLLNNVNGIIKFNTFTGMTGSGVQLRSGINQDLEILNNTFIDCSRGVFLRNASNLNGSTELIKVESNIFDYSWSSNLGVLPGTSLPMFALVTAGSAKPINLLIKNNNIQRAKTGISLNNYGSKLFYLEVSNNTIGLDNDINKSLYGIRSVNCRYVQIKQNGIGKLGTSTGLTPIGISLESALKNQLYENTLYRMGSGIGAFNSVMPSTLQCNYMDDNETGVYFQNSNLGVQGSANLPSDNQFVSSNFSDIQANNSSQVQNTWWTRSTVLPWASSNQIPTFPSNPINFNLVSISPIPAENCDNPCMGPGCDQNRLLFIVENDSDFQQLSAEAQYLAKLNAFRIIQEDTSIFNMNLPSDSLYKIFYDSMIQVNAGYIQYVEHSIQELDTAEARNYNEFITPDNEIEYYLKIVTQIYLDTWARGNFDLDSTTTEILMEVSHLSPEYFGEAVYLARALLDEYLDDYPYEEGSNRMSLSKHKKDAGFFIFPNPSISGIFTILNNGEVLRNCTLTVYSMEGRLIHSQLISNYDKWLQVDLSSQKAGTFFVKIISGENIMINSIIKLE; encoded by the coding sequence ATGAATAAGTCCACAAGTACCCTTACCTTGCAAAAAGCGGTGACAATTGACAGTTTATTGACATTAACATCCGGCATTGTATACGCGGATTCAACAAATTTGTTAACTTTAAAAGCTGGTGGAGCAACTTCCGGAGCAAGTGATTTAAGTTTTATTGATGGACCGATGAAGAAAATTGGAAATACGGCTTTTGTTTTTCCTATCGGAAATTCGAGTTATCATTCACCAATCAAAATAGGAAATTCTTCAAGCGCCACCAATGCATTTTATGCACGTAATTATCATTTAGAACCCGCATATTCAGAGTTTTCTGATTCATCAATTGATTTTGTGAATCCATGCGAATTCTGGGAGCTAAAACAAATTATTGGAAGTGATTCTATTAGCCTTGGAATAGCACATGATTCCTCAAGATGTTTATATTCTTATTCGGGAAATTCAACTGTTTTAAGAGAGCTTAATAATAATTGGGTAGATATTGGGAATAGTCTTGATAGTCTGGGATTTCTAAATTCCATTTACAAACAAACAGGAAGTATTATTATTACTAGTGGATTGAAAAGTTTATTTAAAAATAGGATTAGTTTATTGGACAATTATGCAGTGATTGGCAAAAATTCAGTCCAATCTGATAGAGATATTAGAATAGATGGGAATATTTGTTCGGTTGGAAGTATTTCCAACGTTATTCTTTCTAGTGATTCTGTTTTTTCAATTGGAGATTGCGCCCTTACTGTATCATGCTCTGATAGTTTAATTGAAATGATTAGAAATTTTAAAGGCAAGAATTTAAATGCCTTAATAAATGGAAATAGTTTTACTCATGGTATTTATTATTCAAGCACATCAATCCATTTGGATTCAACAGTACATTTAATTGGCGATTCAAATTCAAAATTTATTTTTATTGCCAATGATTCTATCATTTTTGGTGGAATGGCATCAATTAATTTTGGAAATGTAAAGCCATACAATGTTGTATGGGTAAGCAATTTGGGTACCAGAATTTCGACACCTGTATATTTATCAGGACTTTTCTTCAGTAAGGAGTCGATAATAATTGAAGACCGAGCTAATTATTTCATAAGTACATATTCTAGTAATTCAGTTATTTTTAAGGGTGTTAGTTCATTGAGGTATGATTCTTATTTTTATGACTTAAATATTACTTCTCCAATAAAATTTAAAGAGGCAATTAACAATACTTCTGCTACTAATTTACCAATTTGTCCGAACATAATTAATGACGGCTTTACCAGTGGCTCATATTCAGCTTCTGCCGGTCAAAGAGTAGTTGTTTCAGAAAATGGTGATACATACGTTGCGGGTTATTACAGGGGTGTTTTAACTTTTGGCAATACAACTATTTCAAATCTAAACCAAGGTCTTTTAAATCAAGGAACTTTTGTTGCAAAGTACGATGATTGCGGAAATCTGATATGGGTTACAGGTCCGACTGGCTTTTACTCTGGAGGCCCCACAGGTATTACGATTGATGAAAACCGGGGGATTCTTTATGTCTTAGGTCAATATATTGGTGCAAATACTGGAAGTAACATGAATTTTGGTTCATGTGCGACATGTTCCATCATAGGAAATGATATCAATGGAGTATATCTTGTAGCGTATGATATTGCAAGTGGTAACGCTTTATGGGCTAAGACTATAAATGCAACATATGGAGCGAATTCGTACAATGCAGTCGTCGATCATTCAGGAAATTTAAATATTAATTTTGCTTGGTTTCTAAACGGAGGTTCAAATGGTGCAATTGGTACTGTAGACGGATCATCAATTCCCCCTCCATTAAACCCGCTTAGTGCATCCCATCACATAGCTCAATTCGATCCAAATGGAACACTTAGCTGGATTAATCTAATTGATGGAAATTTATTTCTGAATAGAAATAATCCTCGCCAAGGTTTAGCTGTTGACAATCAAAATAATATTTATGTAGCAGGAATCTTTGGTGATTTTTTAAACGCAGGACCTGTTAATTTAACTACTACTTCACAATATGACATTGACTTGTTCTTTTATAGTTGTGGACAAAATGGAAGTTTTAGATGGGTAAACCAGATAGGAAGTCAAAGTGTGCCAAATTTTGGATATGAACTAGAAGGGACCAATCATCTGATTGTTGACAATGAAAATAATGTTTTGTTATACACCAGCTTGCTAACAAATGCCTTTATCCCAAATTCACCCCTCTCATTGCAAGGGGTTACTTTAACGAATTCCGGTTTGTTGGATTCTTATTTATTAAAATTCGATATTAATGGTAATCTTATCTATAATACCGGTCAGGCTTGGATAACAAATTTTTTTGATTCAGGACCGAATGATAGAGTAACTATTGGGAGATTTGTGCAAGACCAGGGGCAAAATGATTATTATACTTTACTAGGCTATAAACTGGCCGGTAACTTAGTTTCAGTTAATGATTGCATAGGTTGCCTTACCTCCACCAATACAGCTCAAAGTACTAGCCCTTTTCTCACTAGAATTGATAAGTCTGGTGTTTTAAGTTTAGCTACAACTTTAGGTAATAACAACGGCGCATCGTGGAATGATTTAGGCACCTCAATGGGAGGATATTATAAAGTTACAGGTGGATTTGTCGGGAACATGACTTATTTGAATACGAGTTTGACTTCTTCATTACCTACTAATCAAAATATGAGTTTAATTGTAAATCAAATTCCGGTTATTAATACTTCGAACAATTCAAACGCACAGTGTGTGGATTTTCCCATTACTCTAAGCACTAATCCCGGAGTTAGCTATTTGTGGTCAACAGGAGAAACGTCGTCCACCATAGTTGCAGAAAATTCTGGCACATATTCAGTCACCATAACACAATATTGTGGATGCACGTCAACTGCCTCAATAGTATTACATGGAATTTATGTTGAACCTTTAGTTACACAACAAATTAGTTGCATAAATTCTACAGGCGCAGCACAAATTAATATTATAAATGGTACAGGGCCATTTACTTATCTTTGGAATCCCGGAGGAATAACCACTAATTCAATAAATAATTTATCTACCGGAACATATTTTTGTACGGTTACAGATGTAAGTGGATGTAGCGTCACAACATCAATTAATATTGGTAATTATATTAATGGAGTGCCGATAACTTTGAAGGGTGATATTTATGAATGCAGCTCGGATGACATTTATAGTGTAGTGAATCCGATTCCCGGGGTTCCATATAGCTATGAAATAATTGATAATAACGGCAGTACTGTGAGTAACACTGGTAGTTCGGTAACTATTCCGCAAGGTTCAGTCGCATTACCATTTACAGTAACATTCTATTCTTATGCTGGGACCCAATGTGAAAAAAGTGCTAGTCTTGATGTTTATCCCTGTTGTTATGGAAGCATAAATGCAGATGAGCCGGGATCAACTTTAACTTTTACTGACATTAAAGCAAGCGACCTGCTCACACTTCCAAATTTATCATTATATTTTACAGGGGGAAATACTCTAACTTTAAATCAAACCACAAGTCTTACTGATGCGATTGCAATTAATGGTACATTTACTGTTGACATGGATTTTAATTTTGCAAGTTGCCATATTTTAATGGGGCCAAATTCTAAAATTGTAGTCGAGAGCCCTTATCTACTGACCTGTGTAAACAGAGTGTACTTTCACTCTTGTGGTAGTTACATGTGGAAGGGAATTCATCTGGAATCAGGAGGTGCAAACATGAAAGGAATTGATTGGTATATTGAAGATGCAAAAACCGCGCTTTTTGTAGGCACTGGCTCTAATTATTTGTTTCAAGACACTTATTTTAATAAAAACTGGGTGGCTATTGATTTGGAAGCAGATATGGATAAAATATCAAACCTAACAAGTTGTACGATTGAATGTGTTGATCAATTATTTTCACCCGGCACATTTTATCTAAACCCAACACCAATTCCCTCTACAATCCAATTGCCTCCACATGTGAATCAACGCAGCTTTATTGGAATTGATGTAAAGGATGTTGTGGATGATATTAATTCTGCAACGACTTATGTGGGACTTCAAATAGGTGCGGAATCTTGGCCAAATAATATTGGTGGGAATAATCCCTATCTTGGTTGCAATCCTTGCAGCTCAAATACTTTTTATCATCTCGATATTGCTATTCGAGGTGTTAATTCTGATATGCTAATAATCAACAATAATTTTAAAGGGATAGACAATGCAAGTAATCCTGTAGCTGAAGGTACACATTTGCATTTACAACCCGGGACTGCTATTTTATCAAACCATTCTAATAGACCAGAACCCAATAAGCTTTATATTGGAACGGATAATAATGGAGCATTTAATACGCTATATAAAAATACATTTGAAGATGGGAAACGAGGCGTTTTATTACTAAATAATGTTAATGGTATAATAAAATTTAATACTTTTACAGGAATGACAGGCTCCGGCGTTCAACTTCGAAGTGGAATCAATCAAGACCTGGAAATCTTGAATAATACTTTTATTGATTGCTCGCGAGGGGTGTTTTTGCGTAATGCCTCCAATTTGAATGGAAGTACAGAACTAATAAAAGTGGAAAGTAATATATTTGACTATTCATGGTCTTCAAACCTGGGCGTATTGCCCGGGACTTCATTACCTATGTTTGCTTTAGTGACAGCGGGATCAGCTAAACCAATAAATCTATTGATTAAGAATAACAACATACAAAGAGCCAAAACAGGAATATCTCTTAATAACTATGGCAGTAAGTTATTTTATCTCGAAGTTAGTAATAATACAATTGGCTTAGATAATGACATAAACAAAAGTCTATATGGAATAAGGTCAGTAAATTGCAGGTATGTTCAAATAAAACAAAATGGTATTGGCAAATTAGGAACAAGCACCGGACTTACCCCAATAGGTATTAGTTTAGAAAGTGCTTTAAAAAATCAATTATATGAAAATACACTTTACAGAATGGGCTCCGGCATTGGAGCATTTAATTCCGTAATGCCTAGTACGTTACAATGCAATTATATGGATGATAACGAAACCGGTGTTTATTTTCAAAATAGTAATTTAGGGGTACAAGGTAGTGCGAATTTGCCAAGCGATAATCAGTTTGTAAGTTCAAACTTTAGCGATATACAAGCAAACAATTCATCTCAGGTACAAAATACTTGGTGGACAAGGTCAACAGTTTTACCTTGGGCGAGTTCGAATCAAATCCCTACTTTCCCTTCCAATCCAATTAATTTTAATTTAGTTTCGATATCCCCTATTCCTGCAGAAAATTGTGATAATCCTTGTATGGGTCCCGGTTGTGATCAAAATCGTTTATTGTTTATTGTTGAGAATGACTCTGATTTTCAGCAACTTAGTGCAGAGGCTCAATACTTGGCAAAGCTCAATGCCTTTCGAATTATTCAGGAGGATACAAGCATTTTCAATATGAATTTGCCCTCCGATTCTCTCTACAAAATTTTTTATGATAGCATGATTCAGGTTAATGCTGGCTACATTCAGTACGTAGAGCACTCAATTCAGGAATTAGACACAGCCGAAGCAAGAAATTACAATGAGTTTATTACTCCTGACAATGAAATTGAATATTATTTGAAAATTGTAACTCAAATTTATTTGGATACATGGGCTCGTGGAAATTTTGATCTGGATTCTACAACTACTGAAATCCTAATGGAAGTATCTCATTTGTCGCCTGAATATTTTGGCGAAGCCGTTTATCTTGCTCGAGCCTTATTGGATGAATATTTAGATGATTATCCTTATGAGGAAGGTTCAAATAGGATGTCATTAAGCAAACATAAAAAAGATGCAGGATTTTTCATTTTTCCTAATCCAAGTATAAGTGGAATTTTTACGATATTGAATAATGGTGAGGTATTAAGAAATTGTACATTGACAGTTTATTCAATGGAAGGACGATTAATTCATTCACAGTTAATTTCGAATTATGACAAATGGCTTCAAGTAGATTTATCAAGTCAAAAGGCGGGAACATTCTTTGTTAAGATCATCTCAGGGGAGAACATAATGATTAATTCAATAATTAAATTGGAGTAA
- a CDS encoding T9SS type A sorting domain-containing protein, translating to MKKVIWYIFLMVVPINVSAQLNLVPNPGFENYSSCPHFPPDGSIVNAVPWFQPWTSLNSSDFFHTCDTVDQMVSVPINFGGYQWPHSGYGYAGILCYFSSNPNPPINSREYLEVELLDTLMAGLVYNVSFYVNLGDTSQYACNNIGVHFSDSIILFNPFTSPLLLQVPFHVYTQTIISDSVIWYLISGNYTANGGEKFMVVGNFKPDTATSIQLTGFGTKPAAYYYFDDFNVSLDSSTSVEELNIRDVIISPNPSSDVFTISTAQGLPLIGNFTISNLQGQQIVSAVIHSEKQFTIDLNNYAKGVYLLKMQMGEGVLIRKLVKM from the coding sequence ATGAAAAAGGTCATTTGGTATATCTTCCTGATGGTCGTTCCAATTAATGTGTCGGCTCAACTTAATCTTGTTCCTAATCCTGGTTTTGAGAATTATTCATCATGTCCTCATTTTCCTCCTGATGGTAGTATAGTTAATGCAGTTCCATGGTTTCAACCTTGGACATCTTTAAATTCATCTGATTTTTTTCATACTTGTGATACAGTTGATCAAATGGTTTCTGTCCCTATTAATTTTGGAGGATACCAATGGCCACATTCAGGATATGGTTATGCTGGAATATTATGTTATTTTTCCTCAAATCCTAATCCACCTATAAATAGTCGAGAATATTTGGAGGTTGAATTGTTAGATACATTAATGGCAGGATTAGTGTATAATGTATCATTCTATGTTAATCTTGGTGATACATCACAATATGCATGTAATAATATTGGTGTTCATTTTTCAGATTCGATTATTTTATTTAACCCATTTACATCTCCACTTCTTTTGCAAGTTCCATTTCATGTTTATACTCAAACTATTATTTCCGATTCAGTAATATGGTATTTGATTTCAGGAAACTATACTGCAAATGGTGGAGAAAAGTTTATGGTAGTTGGAAACTTTAAACCTGATACAGCAACTTCAATTCAACTGACGGGTTTTGGAACAAAGCCTGCTGCATATTATTATTTCGATGATTTCAATGTTAGCCTTGACAGTTCTACATCAGTGGAGGAATTGAATATAAGGGATGTTATTATTTCACCCAATCCATCATCGGATGTATTTACAATTTCAACTGCACAAGGGCTTCCACTTATTGGAAATTTTACAATTAGTAATTTGCAAGGGCAGCAAATTGTGAGTGCAGTAATTCACAGTGAGAAACAATTCACAATAGATTTAAATAATTATGCTAAAGGTGTATATCTATTAAAAATGCAAATGGGAGAAGGTGTTTTAATACGGAAGTTGGTGAAGATGTAA
- a CDS encoding efflux RND transporter periplasmic adaptor subunit, whose translation MKKIILLILLVQSIACTSNKENAEQAAAPVNGNAVQLTPEQVQRSGIKTGRIEKRKMAARLQVNGIIDVPPQNMISITFPLGGYLKSTKLLPGMHLRKGEELAVMEDPRLIQLQQDYLTAKIKGRQLEQEYSRQQELNVTKTSSDKSFQEAEAEFKSNKVLIRSLSEQLKLAGINPEGLTDDNISRSVAIRSPIDGYVAVVKVNVGAFVNPSDVLFELVDPKDIHLNMTVFEKDIQYVSIGQKVMTWTNSDPGKKFPCEIILIGKELDEHRSVEVHCHFEAYDKNLLPGMFMNAEIQIKEKETDVVPEGAVVSYQDKNYIFQQEAAGKYSMVPVRTGIKDGGYIEILPIDEKASLPENIVTEQAYTLLMQLMNKEEE comes from the coding sequence ATGAAAAAAATAATCCTCCTCATACTACTTGTTCAGTCCATCGCCTGCACGAGTAACAAAGAAAATGCTGAACAAGCAGCAGCTCCGGTAAATGGAAATGCCGTTCAGCTTACTCCCGAACAAGTTCAGCGATCGGGCATAAAAACCGGTCGGATAGAAAAAAGAAAGATGGCCGCGCGTTTACAGGTCAATGGCATCATTGATGTACCACCACAGAACATGATTTCCATAACTTTTCCTTTGGGTGGTTATCTGAAATCAACCAAACTACTACCGGGTATGCATCTCCGTAAAGGAGAAGAGTTAGCGGTGATGGAAGACCCTCGACTCATCCAACTTCAACAAGACTACTTGACCGCAAAAATAAAAGGACGACAATTGGAGCAGGAATACTCCAGGCAGCAGGAATTAAATGTCACCAAAACAAGCAGTGATAAATCCTTTCAGGAGGCGGAAGCGGAGTTTAAGTCCAACAAGGTATTGATCCGTTCCCTCTCCGAGCAATTGAAGCTGGCGGGCATCAATCCGGAAGGCCTGACCGATGACAACATCTCCCGCAGCGTCGCCATACGCTCTCCCATTGATGGCTATGTCGCCGTGGTGAAAGTGAATGTAGGCGCATTTGTGAATCCGTCGGATGTCCTGTTTGAGCTGGTTGATCCCAAAGACATACATCTCAACATGACTGTTTTCGAAAAGGACATTCAATATGTTTCCATCGGACAAAAGGTCATGACATGGACCAACTCTGATCCGGGAAAGAAATTCCCCTGTGAAATAATTTTGATCGGCAAGGAGCTGGATGAGCACAGGAGCGTAGAAGTACATTGCCACTTTGAAGCCTATGACAAAAACCTTTTACCGGGCATGTTCATGAACGCGGAAATACAGATCAAAGAAAAAGAAACAGATGTTGTTCCGGAAGGGGCTGTTGTCAGTTATCAGGATAAAAATTACATCTTTCAACAAGAAGCTGCAGGAAAATACAGCATGGTACCGGTTCGCACGGGGATAAAAGACGGAGGATATATTGAAATTCTTCCTATTGATGAAAAAGCAAGCCTGCCGGAAAATATTGTCACAGAGCAAGCATACACATTGCTCATGCAATTGATGAATAAGGAGGAGGAATAA